The Peptococcaceae bacterium 1198_IL3148 genome includes a region encoding these proteins:
- a CDS encoding DUF5665 domain-containing protein, which translates to MSEVTNESIKALEKRVGELATNIEKMKLAEYVHLLESPWKLLWVNFTSGVSRGLGIGVGFAVLGALVIYILKSLVTLPVIGNFIAQLVEIVQIRLGTY; encoded by the coding sequence ATGTCTGAAGTAACCAATGAAAGCATAAAAGCATTGGAAAAACGCGTGGGCGAATTGGCCACTAATATTGAAAAAATGAAACTGGCCGAATATGTTCACCTGCTAGAAAGTCCTTGGAAATTATTATGGGTTAACTTTACCAGTGGTGTCTCCCGAGGCCTTGGTATAGGTGTTGGATTTGCGGTTTTAGGTGCGCTGGTAATTTATATCTTGAAATCATTGGTGACTTTACCGGTAATAGGAAACTTTATCGCCCAATTAGTAGAAATAGTTCAGATACGCCTTGGTACATACTAA
- the lspA gene encoding signal peptidase II, producing MLIAVAVLFIDLLSKHIVQSSMELNQSIPVVENIFHLTYILNPGAAFGMLANQTTFFIVITVAIIIGMMVFYKHIRREGLLVQLALGMIAGGALGNLIDRLRYGKVVDFLDFRVWPIFNLADTAIVMGVALVIWQMLKGELK from the coding sequence ATGTTAATTGCTGTTGCTGTTTTGTTTATTGACTTGCTATCAAAGCATATTGTTCAAAGTAGCATGGAGCTAAATCAATCAATTCCAGTGGTGGAAAATATTTTTCACCTCACATATATATTAAATCCCGGTGCTGCCTTTGGTATGTTGGCAAATCAAACTACTTTTTTTATTGTCATAACGGTGGCAATAATTATTGGGATGATGGTATTTTACAAACATATCCGTCGCGAAGGTCTATTGGTGCAGTTGGCATTAGGGATGATTGCCGGTGGCGCCTTGGGCAATCTAATTGATCGATTGAGGTATGGAAAAGTGGTCGACTTTTTGGATTTTCGTGTTTGGCCAATATTTAATCTGGCTGATACTGCCATTGTAATGGGAGTAGCACTGGTGATTTGGCAGATGTTGAAGGGGGAATTAAAATAA
- a CDS encoding TraR/DksA C4-type zinc finger protein, with product MQQAQMEYLKQQMLTEKQNQLQRIRAINEGGLGESMDTSFGELSTIDNHPADVASEMFERSKDFALKEKANIVVEAINHALQAMEQGSYGRCEVCGKEIPYERLEAVPYTTICLDCKQADTEIPNRHPRPVEEDVLMHPFERSFNDNTDKNFYDGEDTWQDIARHSLSYETDPEYEIDSIDPEGDQHQVQNGVEEVDNIPYDVEDGIIYQSFKSVDNYGSDPNEY from the coding sequence GTGCAACAGGCGCAGATGGAATATTTAAAACAACAGATGTTGACAGAAAAACAAAACCAACTGCAACGGATTAGAGCCATAAATGAAGGTGGTTTAGGCGAATCGATGGACACATCTTTTGGTGAATTGTCCACCATCGATAACCACCCGGCGGATGTGGCCTCTGAAATGTTTGAACGCAGTAAAGACTTTGCTCTAAAGGAGAAAGCCAATATAGTGGTGGAAGCCATTAACCATGCCCTACAGGCGATGGAGCAGGGAAGCTATGGCAGGTGTGAAGTGTGTGGTAAAGAAATACCCTATGAAAGATTGGAAGCAGTACCCTACACCACCATTTGTCTAGACTGCAAACAAGCAGACACCGAGATACCCAACCGTCACCCTCGACCGGTGGAAGAGGACGTATTGATGCATCCCTTTGAACGCAGTTTTAATGATAATACCGATAAAAATTTTTATGACGGTGAGGATACCTGGCAGGACATTGCCCGCCATAGCCTTAGTTACGAAACAGATCCCGAATATGAGATCGATAGCATAGATCCTGAAGGTGACCAACATCAGGTGCAAAACGGAGTGGAAGAGGTGGACAATATTCCCTATGATGTAGAGGATGGTATTATCTACCAAAGTTTTAAATCAGTAGACAACTACGGTTCTGATCCCAATGAATATTAA